The following proteins come from a genomic window of Limnohabitans sp. 103DPR2:
- the rfbB gene encoding dTDP-glucose 4,6-dehydratase, which produces MSVLITGGAGFIGANFVLDWVANTDEKIINLDKLTYAGNMASLASLQNNPQHVFVQGDIGDDKLLPKLLAEHQPRAVLNFAAESHVDRSIHGPGDFIETNIVGTFRLLESVRGYWQALAPEAQQQFRFLHVSTDEVYGSLSPQDPAFSENNKYEPNSPYSASKAASDHLVRAWHHTYGLPVLTTNCSNNYGPLHFPEKLIPLMIVNALAGKPLPVYGDGMQVRDWLYVKDHCSAIRRVLEGGQLGETYNVGGWNEKPNIEIVNTVCALLDEMRPRSDGQSYATQITYVKDRPGHDRRYAIDARKLEKELGWKPAETFETGIRKTVAWYLDNAEWVANVQSGAYREWVTKQYKA; this is translated from the coding sequence ATGTCTGTTCTGATTACCGGTGGTGCGGGCTTCATTGGTGCCAACTTCGTGTTGGACTGGGTTGCCAACACAGATGAAAAAATCATCAACCTCGACAAGTTGACCTATGCAGGCAACATGGCGTCGTTGGCGTCCTTGCAGAACAACCCCCAACATGTCTTTGTGCAAGGCGACATTGGCGATGACAAGCTGTTGCCCAAGCTACTGGCTGAGCATCAGCCGCGTGCGGTGTTGAACTTTGCCGCTGAAAGTCATGTGGACCGCTCTATCCATGGCCCTGGTGATTTCATTGAAACCAACATTGTGGGCACCTTCCGTTTGCTGGAATCCGTGCGCGGTTATTGGCAAGCCTTGGCGCCCGAAGCGCAGCAACAGTTTCGTTTTTTGCATGTGTCCACCGACGAGGTCTACGGCAGCTTAAGCCCGCAAGACCCTGCGTTCAGTGAAAACAACAAGTACGAGCCCAACAGTCCTTACAGTGCCAGCAAGGCCGCCAGCGATCACTTGGTGCGTGCATGGCATCACACCTATGGCCTGCCTGTGCTGACCACGAACTGCAGCAACAACTATGGGCCTTTGCACTTCCCCGAAAAACTCATTCCTTTGATGATCGTGAATGCCTTGGCCGGCAAACCTTTGCCTGTCTATGGCGACGGCATGCAAGTGCGCGATTGGTTGTATGTCAAAGACCATTGCAGCGCCATTCGCCGCGTTTTAGAAGGCGGTCAACTGGGTGAAACCTACAACGTGGGCGGCTGGAATGAGAAGCCCAACATCGAGATTGTGAACACCGTGTGCGCGCTGTTGGATGAAATGCGCCCACGCTCAGATGGTCAGTCGTATGCAACGCAAATCACGTATGTGAAAGACCGACCTGGCCACGACCGACGCTATGCCATCGATGCACGCAAACTCGAAAAAGAGTTGGGCTGGAAACCTGCAGAAACCTTTGAAACGGGCATTCGCAAAACGGTGGCTTGGTATTTGGACAACGCCGAGTGGGTGGCCAATGTGCAAAGTGGGGCCTACCGCGAGTGGGTCACGAAGCAATACAAAGCCTAA
- the rfbD gene encoding dTDP-4-dehydrorhamnose reductase, giving the protein MKILLLGKNGQVGWELQRSLAPLGEVLALDRHSASHCGDLTHLEGLADTVRLFKPNVVVNAAAYTAVDKAESDPETAHLVNALAPEVLSRACAAIGARLIHYSTDYVFDGSGQTPWIETDATGPLNAYGRSKLAGELGIAKQGAQHVIFRTSWVYGTEGGNFAKTMLRLAQEREKMTVINDQFGAPTGAALLADVTALTLQAPQPLSGIYHLAAAGVTTWFDYANHVLAKAKQLKPSLSFAVKELLPVPTSEFPTPAQRPLNSRLHCGRLEQALQLQLPPWQTGVDQLLAKIL; this is encoded by the coding sequence ATGAAAATTTTATTGCTCGGCAAAAATGGCCAAGTGGGTTGGGAGCTGCAGCGCAGCTTGGCACCTTTGGGCGAGGTGCTGGCGCTTGACCGGCACAGCGCCTCCCACTGCGGTGATCTGACCCATCTGGAAGGCTTGGCAGACACCGTGCGTTTGTTCAAGCCCAACGTGGTGGTGAACGCCGCCGCCTACACCGCGGTCGACAAAGCCGAGTCCGATCCAGAAACCGCGCACTTGGTCAATGCGTTGGCGCCAGAAGTGTTGTCTCGCGCCTGCGCGGCCATTGGGGCAAGGCTCATTCACTATTCAACCGACTACGTCTTTGACGGCAGTGGCCAAACACCTTGGATCGAGACTGATGCCACAGGTCCGCTCAATGCTTATGGCCGCAGCAAGTTGGCCGGTGAACTGGGCATTGCCAAACAGGGTGCCCAGCATGTGATCTTCAGAACCAGTTGGGTTTACGGCACCGAGGGCGGCAATTTTGCCAAGACCATGCTGCGTTTGGCCCAAGAACGCGAGAAGATGACGGTCATCAACGACCAGTTTGGTGCGCCCACGGGTGCGGCCTTGTTGGCCGATGTCACGGCGCTGACCTTGCAAGCGCCCCAGCCACTCTCTGGCATCTATCACTTGGCTGCAGCAGGTGTGACCACTTGGTTTGACTACGCCAACCATGTACTGGCCAAAGCCAAGCAGTTGAAGCCCAGTTTGAGCTTTGCCGTCAAAGAATTATTGCCCGTGCCGACTTCAGAATTTCCCACGCCAGCCCAGCGGCCGTTGAACTCCAGGCTCCATTGCGGTCGCTTGGAACAAGCCCTTCAATTGCAGTTACCACCCTGGCAAACCGGCGTGGACCAGCTCTTGGCAAAAATTTTGTAA